In Dermacentor andersoni chromosome 4, qqDerAnde1_hic_scaffold, whole genome shotgun sequence, the following proteins share a genomic window:
- the LOC126536539 gene encoding lipid droplet-associated hydrolase-like: MAQRQVPKVRYEYMTVNSVPTKVVLVGKTDLGPKCQEPLLICIPGNPGIIEYYEDFLTEVYDHFDGRLHVCGLSHAGHDEVVTKHLAPSPKEHWHLYGLYGQVRHKVEFVRSLVTGNRAIFLAGHSIGAYMILQVLEELKELNVKRSFLLFPVIERLSETPNACNLTWDARLLRLLSWLIVLLLTVLPETVKSLLVSWYCRSLPPAIRQRSIKATNVLFKPTVFQIVMDMAHEELQVLGERDDEFIGAHMERLTFYYGCNDGWCPILFYQEIKETFPNGDITLCSLNLKHAFVLDRTAEIAAFVSNRIRNSL; the protein is encoded by the exons ATGGCACAGAGACAAGTTCCCAAGGTGCGCTATGAATACATGACGGTGAACAGCGTTCCGACAAAAGTTGTGCTGGTGGGAAAGACTGACCTTGGCCCCAAGTGCCAGGAGCCGCTTTTGATATGCATTCCAG GGAACCCAGGAATTATTGAGTACTATGAAGACTTTCTCACTGAAGTATACGACCATTTTGACGGCAGACTTCATGTCTGCGGCCTTTCTCATGCGGGACATGATGAAGTTGTGACAAAGCACCTAGCACCGTCGCCGAAAG AGCACTGGCACCTCTATGGGCTTTACGGGCAGGTGAGACACAAAGTGGAATTTGTCAGGAGTCTGGTGACTGGCAATCGTGCCATCTTTCTTGCTGGCCACTCAATTGGGGCCTACATGATTCTTCAGGTGCTCGAGGAGCTCAAGGAACTCAAT GTGAAGCGGTCATTCCTGCTGTTCCCTGTGATTGAGCGGCTCTCTGAGACTCCCAATGCTTGTAATCTAACATGGGACGCCCGGCTGCTGAGGCTCCTCAGCTGGCTCATCGTGCTACTCCTCACGGTGCTTCCAGAGACAGTCAAGTCACTGTTGGTTTCTTGGTATTGCCGAAGTTTGCCACCGGCTATACGACAGCGCTCAATCAAAGCCACGAATGTGCTGTTCAAGCCAACTGTTTTTCAAATTGTGATGGACATGGCTCATGAAGAACTTCAAGTG CTGGGAGAGAGAGACGATGAATTCATTGGGGCCCACATGGAGCGGCTGACCTTCTACTATGGCTGCAATGATGGCTGGTGCCCCATACTCTTCTATCAGGAGATAAAGGAGACCTTCCCAAATGGCGACATCACCCTCTGCTCTCTCAACCTCAAGCATGCATTTGTGCTCGACCGTACAGCTGAGATCGCTGCCTTTGTCTCTAACAGAATTAGGAACAGCTTGTGA